From a single bacterium genomic region:
- the aroQ gene encoding type II 3-dehydroquinate dehydratase — translation MKGKRAFRILFVDGPNLNVLGEREPSVYGRETLADIREAVTAAARAEGATASFFQSNHEGGIVERLQEAKGRFDGIVINPAAYTHTSVAVRDALIYSGLPAIEVHLTNPASREDFRKVSLVEDVVVGRICGVGGYGYTLALLALLHVLRREGARGRS, via the coding sequence GTGAAAGGGAAGCGGGCCTTCCGGATTTTGTTCGTCGACGGTCCCAATCTCAACGTCCTCGGGGAGCGGGAACCGTCCGTCTACGGCCGGGAAACGCTGGCCGACATCCGTGAAGCGGTGACGGCGGCGGCCCGGGCGGAGGGCGCGACGGCATCCTTTTTCCAGTCGAACCACGAGGGCGGGATCGTCGAGCGGCTCCAGGAGGCGAAGGGGCGCTTCGACGGGATCGTGATCAACCCGGCGGCGTACACCCACACGAGCGTGGCCGTACGGGACGCATTGATCTACTCGGGCCTGCCGGCCATCGAGGTGCACCTGACCAATCCCGCGAGCCGGGAGGATTTCCGGAAAGTTTCCCTGGTCGAGGACGTGGTGGTCGGAAGGATCTGCGGCGTCGGGGGGTACGGCTACACCCTCGCCCTGCTCGCGCTGCTTCATGTCCTGCGGCGGGAAGGGGCCCGTGGGCGGTCTTGA